One region of Triticum aestivum cultivar Chinese Spring chromosome 6B, IWGSC CS RefSeq v2.1, whole genome shotgun sequence genomic DNA includes:
- the LOC123134086 gene encoding E3 ubiquitin-protein ligase PUB23-like — protein METSGGGTAQHHFVCPISLQPMQDPVTAPTGIFYDRRAIERWLANGHATCPVTGRPLSLTDLTPNHTLRRLILSWHPASKVAPDVAPTLEPDDPEVAVLVAKVMSPTSCPTADVLCEAAASAAVNITARRCMVRAGVQWRVLRLFSSCGKTSSRAVMPTVEACLALLDALDVSADELRPLLSGNHDLVDALTHVLVTLENGTYTGGGGNTTRDSAVRLLDSVIESADVVLLEQLRPELFRAVTAVVRDRTVSPGATRAALRALLNSCPSGNGKNRVLIAEAGAAHEAIELELSSWPSSPSGKSRRVTELVMALLARLCACAEGRAALVAHPAGIALVAKRALRVSAATDTSAVRVLAAVCGRAASPEVVREMARVGAVGKLCCMLQADCDRDVKETARAVLRMHSGVWCGSPCVSAYLLSRYL, from the coding sequence ATGGAGACGTCGGGGGGCGGCACGGCGCAGCACCACTTCGTGTGCCCCATCTCACTGCAGCCCATGCAGGACCCGGTCACGGCGCCCACCGGCATCTTCTACGACCGACGCGCCATCGAGCGGTGGCTCGCCAACGGCCACGCCACCTGCCCCGTCACCGGCCGGCCGCTCTCCCTCACCGACCTCACCCCGAACCACACCCTCCGCCGCCTCATACTCTCCTGGCATCCCGCGTCGAAGGTGGCACCTGACGTGGCGCCGACGTTGGAGCCCGATGATCCGGAGGTCGCTGTGCTCGTCGCGAAGGTGATGTCCCCGACTTCTTGCCCAACGGCCGATGTTCTCTGCGAGGCGGCGGCGTCTGCCGCTGTGAACATCACGGCGCGGCGGTGCATGGTGCGCGCCGGCGTCCAGTGGCGCGTGCTCCGTCTATTCTCGTCGTGCGGCAAGACGAGCTCGCGCGCTGTGATGCCCACCGTTGAAGCGTGCCTGGCTCTCCTTGACGCGCTCGACGTCTCCGCCGACGAGCTCCGGCCTCTCCTTTCCGGCAACCACGACCTCGTCGACGCGCTGACGCACGTGCTGGTGACGCTCGAGAATGGGACCTACACCGGCGGCGGCGGGAACACGACCAGAGACAGCGCGGTGCGGCTCCTAGACTCCGTGATCGAGTCGGCTGACGTGGTGCTGCTCGAGCAGCTGCGTCCGGAGCTCTTCCGCGCCGTCACGGCGGTAGTGCGCGACCGTACCGTATCCCCTGGCGCGACGCGCGCGGCGCTCCGTGCCCTCCTCAACTCGTGCCCCAGCGGCAACGGCAAGAACCGCGTCCTCATCGCCGAGGCCGGGGCGGCGCACGAGGCCATCGAGCTGGAGCTGTCCTCCTGGCCCTCGTCCCCGAGCGGCAAGAGCAGGCGCGTCACGGAGCTTGTCATGGCGCTGCTGGCCCGGCTGTGCGCGTGCGCGGAGGGGCGGGCTGCTTTGGTGGCGCACCCCGCGGGGATCGCACTGGTGGCAAAGCGTGCGCTGCGCGTGTCCGCGGCAACCGACACGTCCGCTGTGCGGGTGCTGGCGGCGGTCTGCGGCAGGGCGGCGTCGCCGGAGGTGGTGCGGGAGATGGCCCGCGTGGGCGCAGTAGGGAAGCTCTGCTGCATGCTGCAGGCCGACTGCGACCGAGACGTGAAGGAGACGGCGAGGGCCGTGCTGAGGATGCACTCCGGCGTGTGGTGCGGGTCGCCCTGCGTCAGCGCCTACCTGCTCTCTAGGTACCTCTAG